A stretch of the Uranotaenia lowii strain MFRU-FL chromosome 3, ASM2978415v1, whole genome shotgun sequence genome encodes the following:
- the LOC129753180 gene encoding uncharacterized protein LOC129753180, which produces MRGRIGSCTFVDLNTAHPIILPKDHHVTILIVQFMHERYHHINNETVVNELRQLYQIPMLRRVCDKIRRKCQVCKIVKANPQPPLMADLPFARLAAYSRPFSYVGIDYFGPLNVVVGRRVEKRWGVLLTCLVVRAVHIEIAHSLNTSSCIMALHNFIARRGKPLEIFSDRGTNFVGANRELKHALRDMDHDRLMEEFTSTDIKWTFLPPSSPHMGGSWERLIQSVKKTLSNMKLPRLPTDEVLRNALLEIENIINSRPLTYLPIENSDTEALTPNHFLLGSSSGLKPVVPYEDDLNTLRNTWKTSQVYANYFWKRWLREYLPTITRRTKWHYNVKPIEVDDIVVIVDNDLPRNLWPKGIVTSITKSRDGQVRSATVRTACNTYDRPAVKLAVLDVGATSSKQNS; this is translated from the coding sequence ATGCGCGGGCGTATTGGATCCTGTACGTTTGTTGATTTGAACACTGCTCATCCTATAATTCTGCCTAAAGATCATCACGTCACAATACTGATCGTGCAATTTATGCATGAGCGTTACCATCACATTAATAATGAAACTGTTGTCAACGAATTGCGCCAGCTTTATCAAATTCCAATGCTACGAAGAGTGTGTGATAAAATTCGACGGAAATGTCAAgtttgcaaaattgtcaaagcaaATCCTCAACCTCCACTCATGGCTGACCTACCATTCGCCAGGCTCGCTGCTTATTCTAGACCCTTTTCCTACGTTGGGATAGATTACTTTGGACCGTTGAATGTAGTTGTTGGAAGACGCGTCGAGAAAAGATGGGGAGTTCTCTTAACTTGTTTGGTAGTAAGAGCTGTCCATATCGAAATTGCGCATTCGCTCAACACCAGCTCTTGCATCATGGCCTTACACAACTTTATAGCCAGACGTGGGAAACCATTGGAGATCTTTAGCGATCGCGGAACAAATTTTGTAGGCGCAAATAGAGAGCTGAAACATGCGCTTCGGGACATGGATCATGACAGACTAATGGAAGAGTTCACCTCTACGGATATTAAATGGACATTTTTACCGCCAAGTAGCCCACACATGGGTGGGAGTTGGGAGCGATTGATACAATCTGTGAAGAAGACCCTCAGCAACATGAAGCTCCCTAGACTCCCCACAGATGAAGTACTGCGTAACGCACTTCTGGAGATAGAAAACATCATCAACTCACGACCCCTCACTTACCTACCGATAGAAAATTCAGACACCGAAGCCCTTACTCCGAACCACTTCCTGCTGGGATCTTCCAGTGGATTGAAACCTGTAGTACCGTACGAAGACGACTTGAATACTTTGAGAAACACTTGGAAGACCTCTCAAGTATATGctaattatttttggaaaagatGGTTACGAGAATATCTTCCAACGATAACTCGCCGTACAAAATGGCACTATAATGTGAAACCCATCGAAGTAGATGACATCGTAGTCATCGTAGACAACGACCTTCCAAGGAACTTGTGGCCAAAAGGAATTGTCACTAGCATCACGAAAAGTCGAGACGGACAAGTCCGTAGTGCAACGGTGAGAACTGCATGTAATACCTACGATCGACCAGCGGTGAAGTTAGCAGTACTAGACGTCGGCGCAACGAGTAGTAAGCAGAATTCATAA